A region of the Scomber scombrus chromosome 17, fScoSco1.1, whole genome shotgun sequence genome:
ATCAAATGTCCTTACcttattttaagttaaaaatgCTCACTACCCTCCAGTAAATCCTCAGCCTGGTCTAGTTCCTGTGCGCTCTGCGCTCTCCAATGGATCCACTCCCCTCGTCGCCAAATTGTCAAGTCCCTCTCTCCGGTGCTTGCCCCCTCGGTTTTCCACCGCTGTGTTACGTAAAACCCCGCGGACTGGATTTAAAGTGCACTCTCTCCGATAGTCATGCCTCAGTGTCGAGATTAAGCGTTGGCAAAAGGGTAAACAACTTTTTGTTCCAGCCGGGGTACCCAGCCTTTATACCGTCCCCCTGTGTTTACGTGAGCACGCCATCGGAGCCGGGATCAAATATCATAATGTCAAATTTATTCCAGCATTTGAAGTCTCCATGGGACAACTGTCGTCACCAGCATCCTGGCTATAATTATTGGGGCTCACGGAGAGAGGGAAAGTGTTTACATTGCTATTTCAGCTGCAGCAACCTCTTGGCCAATGGGCTTCTCTGTTGCTACTCCGCTTTAGGATGCTTGGGCAGATTTTGTCTTGTGACCAACCCCTGTTGCAAATCGTTTTTTCCAAGGGATGCCAAATGGGTGTGGGTGACACAGTGAGTAATAATGTGTCACGGTCAATAATATCTTTATTAATGATAGTCAAGACAAAAAGACTGCCAGGTGGATGCCTGGCATGTTTTGCAATATTTTAAGTCATTCTTTACAATCTTTCAGTGGTAAATTTAACATAGTCTTAGCTTTGTAATTTGATTTAACATacgttttttgggtttttttttggtgcaaatTCAACAAATATTACTGAGTACAATCAACATAGGTGTCAGATATTTTATGTTGCAAACTGtgcaaatgagaaaaatctCAGACTACATCCTGGTGTAACCTGTGACTGTGTTCTTGACTCATCCTGCTGCAGTGACATCTGAAGACAGTTGCTACTGTTCAATCTGCCACACCATCAATTACTAATGGCTGCCTCTAATCAGGTACCCTCATGGGAATTTTGGGGCACCCGGACAAGATCTGACATTTGGCACTCAACATGATCATCAGAATTCCTTCCAGTTTGAAGCCCCTGGATCAACACAGTCATTCCTCCACCTGTTGTGTTTCCTAATACATGACAAGCACAGCCATTCAGGAGTTAAGGAGAgggacaaaaacaaactttatccTTACTTTACCTTAAGGCAGCAACAGCAGGATGATACATCAAGTGTCattctgaaaaacaaagaagaggTGACTGCTGTCGTAAAACGTtagaagaaaatatatttagtaTTGAGGTTAAACCAGGACATAAAGGAGCAATGTTAAACCTATGACCTCCAGTTCATGTAAGTCTATGTTCACACTGTGGTCTGTCTTGTTCACGTCTGATTAATTTTTTCATTGATTGTATTGATCTatttctacagtatgtgtgtgaccACATAATACCAACTCAAAGGTCCACATACTAGCTTTCTCAAACATCTCATAGTCATCACAAAGAGCAATAGGAACTGACCCAGTTTCCCCctgtttacagtctttatgctaaactgaGCTAAACTAGTCTAGTCAGCTCATGTCTCTCCTGGCTCTGGCTCAGCCGGAAAGCAAGTAAGGGTATTTCCATAAAGGTCTAACCATTCCTTTGACAAACTGGACTGAAAAATACCACAAGATGCGGTTGATCTGTGACGGGGACAACAGACACTTTTTAGGAGCTGGGGCAATATCAGATACAGTAAGAATAATAACAGGTTACATCAACAAGCCTAAGCAcctatttgttttttgcatagGATAATCATCTTCATAGCCCTGTGCTGTAACTCACCTTCTTCAGGGACTCATGTGGACAGTAAGGTGTTATGGATAATGTAGACTCCAGTGTTGAACCTAGCCACACATCCTTAAATGTGACAGTGGCCTTGGCAAGTGCTGACCTTTTCCTGTTCTTTGGGTAACCTTGGCAACAAATGATGCGGGtgatcaaaacaaacaaaaaaatcaaatcacacaaaaaaaaaaaaaaaaggggtgatATAAATTAAGGGAAGCGTAcatcacagaacaaaaaaaagggtaaaaagAAAGACTAGTTTAAAGATGGTGGCATAAGAGAGGGATGAGAACAACACAAGTATGAGGATGAGAAGGATGATGGGCTGAAACATCTGGGTGGAGGAAGAGTGAAGTGACAATGAGGAACAAGAGGTTGTTTAagtgagaaaaaggaagaaacagaATCATCATTGACCAGTTTGAGATATTTCATGTGCCATAATCCAACTTTACTCatactgtgtactgtacatttagACTCTCTCACCGACAGCGgctcctctgcttctctgtccTCTGGCCGCGGCACTTCAAGTTTGTCTATGAAGGCCTGCAGTTCTTTTCGGAAGGCTTTCATCTGGGCGTTAATGCGATATAGCAGCTCATGTTCCCTGATCCTGCCCCCATCCTCCTCTCCAACCTCCTCCCCTCCTAGCCCGAACATTAGGTCCCCGTTGGTAACGAAGACCCTTGCCTCTGAGATGATGGTGGCCGTGTCTGCAATGAGCCGGTCGATGGTCCGAACGAGCCTCTCCGCTTCAACACGTATGTCAATCATGTGCTGCCTGTCGCGCAAGCTGCACCGCCCACCAGGCAGCAAGCGGGCCAATGCAGAAGAGGCGGCACCCTCAGGACCAGTGGGGGTGTAGAGGCCCCTAGTAGGTGTCAGGCACCGGCTGCTGCCGTTATTGTTTCTGACCTCATCTGAGTCACTTTCTCCGCCTACAGGACCCTCACGTTTGCGGTGTGGCGGGAGCAAGCGGGAGGAGGTGGAGTCCTCGTCGCTCTCACGCCGACCACTTGTTGCACCGCCAGCGTCACTCTCTGCGTCGCTGTCTCTCGGACTGGGTCGCAGAGAAAGGTGGGAGGCCAGGTCATAGCGCTGCATGTTGGAGAGGAGCACACGGTTCTCGTACTGCAGCTGCATGACCTGTAGGGAAAAACAGAGGTGGTAGTAGTGTGGTAGAGCATAGCTGTAGacttttagtttgttttctaaCCGTGATCAAATTtctacaaaaaaagacattattagaaaaatacttttatatGGGCCCTAACAAAATACTTATGTGGTGACTACAGcaaaaagtacagaaacaaatattttatcagTTCATAATAAAATTATCAAATTAGAGTCATTATAGCCAATCAACCCTTCATACCTTGCCACTTAGGTCATTAATCTGTAGCCTTGCTGTCTTCAGTTCCTCCTGCAGCGCCTCTGCTTTTGCTCCATCTATCCctgcaccacctcctcctcctccatgccTGGCACCTCCCTCATGTGTGCCAGCTTTAAACCGTAACTTGTTCAGCTCTCCAGTCACCCTCTGGTTCTGTTCCTCAGCGTCAGCTAGGTTCCTCCTCAGGAGCTCTGCCTCATCTTCCaccagctgcagctgctgcctgAGCTCCGTAAGATCATCTCCAAGGCCTCGCCCTGCTCCCGGCCCGCCCATAGCTCCAGACCCAGAGCCTCCCGCCCCCTCTCCTTCACCACGTAGGTCGTCAAGCTCAGCCCTCAGGCCTCGGTTCTCCACCTGTGGGAAAGAGGGGAACCCGTTCGCTAATCTCATAACTTCCACTCAATAACTCCACGTTGAATTGTCTGCTCTTACCTCCAACTCAACAATTTTCCTCCCCAAGATGTTGGCCTCTTCCTCCACCAGACGGAGCCGCAGCTTCAGTTCTGACTCGCGGGTGGTGGGTGGCCCCCCAGCCTCTCCTTTAGGATGGGTGCTGTCCAGCTCGCCATAGAAGGAGCGGTACTTCTGCAGCTCTTGCTCCAGACGGTCCTTCTCTTTGTCAATCTTGGCCGTCTTCTTCCTCATAAGTACGGCTTCCTCTTTGATGAAAGCTAACTGGCACTTAAGGTCCTCATTGTCCTCctgaagcagagaggagagaagacagaCTGTACTGTACCGCACATGCAAGTAGAAACGGTTCAAACTTAATCCTACAGTTAAGAAGGTTGGCAATCAGATGTAAAGATGGAAGAACATAAGATTAACGTGCAGAGAAGATTTATGCCACAGTCTTTCTAAGCCAAAACATCTTTCATTGGACCAAGAGGATATTTGACAATAAGTCTTAAGTAACTGCTGAAGCTCTGCAAACCCAGATTTCTTTCTCTTATCAAATGATTGGAACATTTGCTTTGGCGTGTTACGTGAGGAAAAAGCAGTGTTTGATTTGGAAACACAAACCTGCAGAATCtatgtttttaatgaactgTATTGATGCTGGAATGAATGATTGAATAAAGGAAAAAGATCATTATTCAATGCTGAGATCACACACTATGGGAAATACTTCCTGATgattctttctgtttctttgtggTAGTGCAACTGTTAATgcaaggcaagaaaaaaaaagaatgatagGCAGTGATTACAGTATTTGTAATTACgttattattaacctttattttacctcgaaGACCATTGAGGAGGAGTACAATGGTGTTGAGAAACATTTACACCaacacaatgaaacacaaaacaatatcaggcaaagaaaaaaaaagaaaggaaaaaaagaaaatgaaaaggaaaaatgaaacaatgaatatATACAGTTAAACAGTCAGGATACGGTGTACATCTCACCTCATTAGGAGTCTGTGCTGCTTTCTTGTCTGTCTTTTGGATGTCCttgcttcctcttctcttttgaGACTATTGGAGGACAGTGAATTATATAATGATCAAATGTGTGACCACCACGCTCCCAGCAGGTGTGTATGATAGTGATATGTGTGTGCTTACCTCTTTGGCTTTGTCTAGTTCATTTTGCAGAGCTTGTTTGGTCACTTCCACCTCTATAAGTTTCTGTCTCAGCTTTTCATTCTCGTCCTCTGTCTTGGAGCGTTTCTCCTCTACCTTCTCCAGCTCGTggtgcagcctcacagagacaTCCTTCGCTACCTGCAGTGGTTGTTTTGTGATTTAATTGAAAACTACACTCGTGAAACTTAGTTTAGTTCATACAATGATAAAactttataatatttattgtcAAATGAAAACCTTAAACACCAATTTTGGAAATTCCCACGTTTTATTTACAACTTTTATAAAGTTTTACGATCTTGTAAAAGATAGCATATATCTGATATTTTGGATGGAATTCTTTCATTTGTGGCATCAACTGTGGTGCTTAACATACATTCATTACACATTAACTACAACATCCTTTTGGCAGAGTAATCCCGATATCCTGCAAACTGCACCCAGACAGACACCTCCCCCTCCCATCTGTACCTTCAGGTCCTGCTCCAGACTCCTGAGCAGCTCCTCATCGATCTCTCCGGTCTGGGCGTAGCGCAGCCTCTTCCTCTCAGCCTTTCTCAGGCGATACTGCAGGATTCGGCAGTTCTTGTTGGCTCTCTCTAGCTCACGCCTCATTTCCTGCAGCTGACAAGTGTCTTCTTCGTAGAACGTGTCTCGCATCTCATCCATCTCGGTCCTCATCTCTTCAATCTCACACTGGTGGACAGATTATTGTAAGTGTCACAATAACAATATTTCGGTTAAAATTATAACCATAAGTGAATAATCTGTAATCTTTTGGGGTATAGAATTTGACTTTTGACTCCATATATGGAGTAATGGATGTTTTGGACATGAGCCAAATACAGCCTACTTCAGGCAAGCAAACGATTTTATGTGATGtgaatttaaaattatttaacaTGCCATTAAGACAACATTTCTTTCTTAAATGTTTACTGCAGCTACCAACATGGCACATGCATCTGATGCAAATCCAAGCTGCTGACTCCCTTGATTGTCCCTCTGAACAAATGATATTATTGATCATAGCAGATCAATATTATTATGATCAATAGGCAATTAGTCATTTGTAGCCAGTATAATTTCCCTTTAGGTCTCAGGTTTATGTTCTTGGTGAAGAATTCTTGGAGGATGCCCAATACACAAATCAATTCATGTTTACTTGGCCATGTTTACTTGGTGAAGGGACCATTTTGATtcatctgataaaaaaaacaacaacccaaatGTCGACTGGTGAGGTTGTATTTTCATCTCCACATAGTTAAAGCTGATGATGGAGCACTAGCAGTCCATATAAAAACGAATATGTGGCAAAGTGGCAAACCTTGAGATCTTCGTTTTCATCCAGCAGTCTCTCCATCTCGTCTTCGAAGGCCTGGTCCTGCTGCTGTGTCACGGACCCCGCCTCTGTAGCCTCTGCAGCCGACTCCGGCTCTCCGTGAGCggcctcctctcctccaccgtTGCCGTCTGCTTTGGTTTGCATCTTCGCCCCGcttctcttcagtctcttcTGCAGATGGAAGTGGATCAGTTCAGCTTGTAAGCATCCTCCTCTCCACAAACCCAACCCGAGGCCCGATGTGCATCCCGCAGACGGGTCGCTTCTCTCCCTGCGGCTGCCTCCCTCTCCAggtttcctccctttctctttcaccGAAAAGGCAGACGAGATTTTACGCTGGTTGGAGTCACCTTGGATGCAGGGCAGACGTAGAGTGGAGCGAAGGGACGGCGCTGAATCTATCAGATCTCTTCCAACAGCATCCGCCCTGTTTGGTCTGACGAGATCAGCTTCAGCACCATCCGGGTGAACAGCTGCACCGGCGTGGCTCTCGGGCTCCCTCTCCCTTCCGTCAGCGGACCTCTCCTTCACCCCGATGCTTTTACTCCTTCCTGCAGAGAGTGGAGACTTGGACCTGGCCGGGTGTCTGGGAGCTCGCTTAGTTGCCCCTTCCTGGGCTCTGGCCGGCGAGGGAGCCCGGTGCTGCCTCCTCCCTGCGCTATTGTCTGCAGCCGATGACgatggtgatggaggagctgcagcGCCACTCGTGGCAGGCTTCATTCTCTGCTACACTGACATGAACTCCAAacatatttacagtgtttcatCCTGGACAAGAGGGGACAACACTCATTTAATTACACTACTTAGCCATAGTTCCAACTATTTTGCAACACTGAGAAAATTAGAAAGTTTTAACTTGATCCAGGATGGAAATCCACAAGATGCCGCTCTTCTCAAATTCTTTAAAGTGCTCACCTTCTCATCCTGACCCAACTTTACGAGGGAGGTAAAGGATTACTTATTTGTAAGATATCATTACAGACAGACTTTAGCCTACTGATCCCAAAGaccttactttttttttcttcaaaagttAAACAAAATGCCTTTTCACAAAGAGGTCCACATTATATATTAATCCTTACCGCAGAGTGCTGCTGGGAGGCGCTGAGGGCACCACCAGGCACTGCAGGGGCACGGGCCATATGACGTGATCATGTACGTCAAATCAGGAAGCAACCCCCCTTCCACATGGTCGTTTCAccctgtaacagtgacagcccTCAAACTGTTTTACACCAAGAACCCCTAAACTGACTCAAACTAAACCACGGACCCCGGTTTGATAAAGTCTTGTCCCGGAGCcccccatctgataagatttgTTGCTAAA
Encoded here:
- the LOC133997747 gene encoding protein SOGA3-like, with product MKPATSGAAAPPSPSSSAADNSAGRRQHRAPSPARAQEGATKRAPRHPARSKSPLSAGRSKSIGVKERSADGREREPESHAGAAVHPDGAEADLVRPNRADAVGRDLIDSAPSLRSTLRLPCIQGDSNQRKISSAFSVKEKGRKPGEGGSRRERSDPSAGCTSGLGLGLWRGGCLQAELIHFHLQKRLKRSGAKMQTKADGNGGGEEAAHGEPESAAEATEAGSVTQQQDQAFEDEMERLLDENEDLKCEIEEMRTEMDEMRDTFYEEDTCQLQEMRRELERANKNCRILQYRLRKAERKRLRYAQTGEIDEELLRSLEQDLKVAKDVSVRLHHELEKVEEKRSKTEDENEKLRQKLIEVEVTKQALQNELDKAKESQKRRGSKDIQKTDKKAAQTPNEEDNEDLKCQLAFIKEEAVLMRKKTAKIDKEKDRLEQELQKYRSFYGELDSTHPKGEAGGPPTTRESELKLRLRLVEEEANILGRKIVELEVENRGLRAELDDLRGEGEGAGGSGSGAMGGPGAGRGLGDDLTELRQQLQLVEDEAELLRRNLADAEEQNQRVTGELNKLRFKAGTHEGGARHGGGGGGAGIDGAKAEALQEELKTARLQINDLSGKVMQLQYENRVLLSNMQRYDLASHLSLRPSPRDSDAESDAGGATSGRRESDEDSTSSRLLPPHRKREGPVGGESDSDEVRNNNGSSRCLTPTRGLYTPTGPEGAASSALARLLPGGRCSLRDRQHMIDIRVEAERLVRTIDRLIADTATIISEARVFVTNGDLMFGLGGEEVGEEDGGRIREHELLYRINAQMKAFRKELQAFIDKLEVPRPEDREAEEPLSMFQPIILLILILVLFSSLSYATIFKLVFLFTLFFVL